A stretch of Octopus bimaculoides isolate UCB-OBI-ISO-001 chromosome 23, ASM119413v2, whole genome shotgun sequence DNA encodes these proteins:
- the LOC106882409 gene encoding tigger transposable element-derived protein 1-like codes for MTGKRPSNGSQSSSVKRSRKGITLDVKLDILRRFDAGEKLSHIAKSLKLAASTVGTIRDNKDKIRKIAQETTPLTARTLFFHRSDVMLKMERLLSVWINEQTRHNVPISAVVIQAKAKTLYEHLQEKEGATSVVKPFLASKGWFERFKKRFKLHKIKMNNGADSIGTNIDICTNTEDTMANTEDDIYDNIEADTEVNIDDSTETNIKIHIEDSTEDTKVHIEANAEADMVANTSYVEKLKKMIVEGGYTPEQVYNVDETGLFWKRMPAGTFISNEEKSAPGFKVSKDRLTLLVGGNAAGNMKLKPLLVYHSENPKAFKGYAKSNLPVIWRSNKKAWMTTSLFQDWFTNFFCPAIEIYSAKRNISNKALLLLDNAPSHPVNLNDLSDNVRVEFIPKNTASLLQPMDQGVVALFKAYYHRRIFKQLIKAIDGEDKTTVRDYWTKFNIMNAVDNIADSWNEVKLSTMNSVWKNIWPDCVRDFTDFPPVESLYQVQQDIVTLTNSAGFEEVKENDVIELLVSHRESLSNEELLLLEQDRAAEEEEEDIEAASTQLQLNVDHLATGLALIQEGLQIFADNDPNRERNIKVIRGVHNELRSYIELYKEKLRHYSQ; via the coding sequence ATGACTGGAAAGAGGCCATCAAATGGAAGTCAAAGCAGTAGTGTGAAAAGGAGTCGGAAAGGGATTACATTAGACGTTAAGCTTGATATTTTACGTAGATTCGATGCAGGAGAAAAACTAAGTCACATAGCAAAATCGTTAAAGCTTGCAGCATCTACAGTAGGAACAATACGtgacaataaagacaaaattagAAAAATTGCTCAAGAAACTACTCCTTTAACTGCCCGGACATTGTTTTTTCATAGATCTGATGTAATGCTGAAGATGGAACGGCTCCTGAGTGTGTGGATCAATGAACAGACTAGACATAATGTACCAATAAGTGCAGTGGTCATTCAGGCGAAAGCAAAAACTTTGTATGAACATTTGCAGGAAAAGGAAGGTGCAACTTCTGTTGTGAAACCTTTCCTTGCTAGTAAAGGCTGGTTTGAAAGGTTTAAAAAACGTTTTAAAttgcacaaaataaaaatgaacaatggAGCTGACAGTATTGgcacaaatattgatatatgtactAATACAGAAGACACAATGGCAAATACCGAAGatgatatatatgacaatatagaGGCTGATACAGAGGTTAATATAGATGATAGTACAGAGActaatataaaaattcatatagaAGACAGTACAGAAGATACAAAAGTTCATATAGAAGCTAATGCAGAGGCTGATATGGTAGCTAATACTAGTTATGTTGAGAAACTCAAGAAAATGATTGTTGAAGGAGGCTACACACCAGAACAAGTGTACAATGTTGATGAAACTGGACTTTTCTGGAAGCGTATGCCTGCTGGGACTTTTATTTCCAATGAAGAAAAATCAGCACCAGGCTTTAAAGTTTCTAAAGATCGCCTGACACTTCTTGTGGGAGGAAATGCTGCtggtaatatgaaattaaagccCCTACTTGTTTATCACTCTGAAAATCCAAAAGCTTTCAAGGGTTATGCTAAGTCTAATCTACCTGTAATATGGCGTTCAAATAAGAAGGCTTGGATGACTACAAGCCTTTTCCAAGACTGGTTTACAAACTTTTTTTGCCCTGCTATAGAAATCTACAGTGCAAAGCGTAATATTTCCAACAAGGCATTGCTACTTTTAGACAATGCACCAAGCCACCCTGTGAACTTAAATGATCTTTCTGATAACGTGAGGGTGGAATTTATTCCCAAGAACACAGCCTCTTTACTCCAGCCAATGGATCAAGGTGTGGtagctctcttcaaagcatattACCACAGAAGAATTTTTAAACAACTCATAAAAGCCATTGATGGTGAGGATAAAACTACAGTTAGAGACTATTGGACAAAGTTTAACATTATGAATGCTGTAGATAATATAGCTGACTCATGGAATGAAGTAAAACTTTCAACAATGAACAGTGTTTGGAAAAACATATGGCCAGACTGTGTCCGTGACTTTACAGATTTTCCACCAGTAGAAAGTCTATATCAAGTTCAGCAGGACATTGTGACACTTACAAATAGTGCAGGGTTTGAAGAAGTCAAAGAAAATGATGTGATTGAGTTATTGGTGTCCCATAGAGAAAGCTTGTCTAATGAGGAGCTGCTGCTGTTGGAACAAGATCGAGctgcagaagaagaagaggaagatataGAAGCTGCCTCCACCCAACTTCAGTTGAATGTTGATCATTTGGCTACAGGGTTGGCACTTATACAGGAAGGTCTCCAAATCTTTGCTGATAACGACCCCAATCGTGAACGCAACATCAAAGTTATAAGAGGAGTTCATAATGAGCTCAGATCCTACATTGAACTGTACAAAGAAAAGTTACGTCATTATTCCCAATAA